ACTGAAGATGTGAGCCGGAGAATTGTGACGGATATACTCAATTACCGGACGATCCCCAACCAAAAAGCCACCCAGAGAAGCAAAGGATTTCGAAAAGGTGCCGCTGATCAGGTCAACATCATCATTCAGTCCGAAAACCGAGGCAGAACCGCGTCCGCCTTCACCAATGACGCCAATAGCATGGGCATCATCAAGATATAGCCGGGCACCATATTCCTTGGCAATTTTAACAAGTTCCGGCACATTGGCGAGCTGTCCCGACATGGAAAAGACGCCGTCACTAACAATGATTTTGCCGGCTTCAGGATTGGACCGATCCAGCATTTTGCGCAGCTGATCCATATCATTATGCGCAAAGCGATAGGTTTTGGCGTTCGACACGAGGGTACCGACAACAATGCAGGCATGGTTGTCTTTATCGGAAAAAATTTCGTCGTTGCGCTGTGCGATGGTTTGAATGGCACCTTCATTGGTCTGATAGCCGGTGGAAAACAACACGCAGGATTCTTTCTGCATGTACTTAGCAAGCTTTTCTTCCAGCTCAAGGTGTAAATCAAGTGTCCCATTCAGATAGCGTGAACCCGTACAACCTGTACCATATCGCGTAATGGCGCCTTGTGCCGCTTCTATCAGCCGTTCATCATTGGTCAGGCCCAAATA
This genomic stretch from Cyclonatronum proteinivorum harbors:
- a CDS encoding aminotransferase class I/II-fold pyridoxal phosphate-dependent enzyme; its protein translation is MSETHTAKKKADIFSKAFNFTKADEVKALGLYPYFKPLTETDGTVVVIEGRKVIMAGSNNYLGLTNDERLIEAAQGAITRYGTGCTGSRYLNGTLDLHLELEEKLAKYMQKESCVLFSTGYQTNEGAIQTIAQRNDEIFSDKDNHACIVVGTLVSNAKTYRFAHNDMDQLRKMLDRSNPEAGKIIVSDGVFSMSGQLANVPELVKIAKEYGARLYLDDAHAIGVIGEGGRGSASVFGLNDDVDLISGTFSKSFASLGGFLVGDRPVIEYIRHNSPAHIFSASMPPANAATVLKALEILQTEPWRLERLEYISNYMRKGLSKLGFNVWTSSTPIIPVVIGDMMSCFQFWKDLFEAGVYANAVVPPAVPAGQSLIRTSYSATHTDDQLDAILEAFHTIGVKHGIIDKNGQSLVEAPA